The following proteins come from a genomic window of Campylobacter concisus:
- the uppS gene encoding polyprenyl diphosphate synthase, with product MNELNHLAIIMDGNGRWAKKRGFLRTNGHEAGANVVSDMCEFCIDNGVKILSLYAFSTENWKRPQKEVEFLMNLLKKFLILKRADFIKNGIKFNTIGDISPFSDELKNEIEITKNATRENKNLLLNLAINYGSKDEIIRAVRKLNLKGTEINEASLNAALDESEPVDLLIRTGGESRLSNFMLWQASYAELFFTPTLWPDFSKDELASIVSKFKNIERRFGGV from the coding sequence TTGAATGAATTAAACCACCTTGCTATTATCATGGATGGAAATGGGCGCTGGGCTAAAAAACGTGGATTTTTACGGACAAACGGGCACGAAGCTGGAGCAAATGTAGTAAGCGATATGTGCGAATTTTGTATCGATAATGGTGTGAAAATTTTAAGTCTTTACGCATTTAGTACTGAAAACTGGAAAAGACCGCAAAAAGAGGTCGAATTTTTGATGAATTTGCTTAAGAAATTTCTCATTTTAAAGCGCGCTGACTTTATAAAAAATGGGATCAAATTTAATACGATTGGTGATATTTCGCCATTTAGCGATGAGCTAAAAAACGAGATAGAAATCACCAAAAACGCTACAAGAGAGAATAAAAATTTATTATTAAATTTAGCTATAAACTACGGCTCAAAAGACGAGATTATTAGAGCTGTGAGAAAGCTAAATTTAAAAGGTACAGAGATAAACGAAGCAAGCCTAAATGCAGCACTTGATGAGAGTGAGCCGGTGGATCTTCTCATTAGGACTGGTGGCGAGAGCAGGCTTTCAAATTTCATGCTTTGGCAAGCAAGCTACGCAGAGCTATTTTTTACGCCCACACTTTGGCCTGACTTTAGTAAGGATGAGCTTGCAAGCATCGTTAGCAAATTTAAAAATATAGAGCGAAGATTTGGCGGAGTTTAG
- the fliP gene encoding flagellar type III secretion system pore protein FliP (The bacterial flagellar biogenesis protein FliP forms a type III secretion system (T3SS)-type pore required for flagellar assembly.), protein MLALAVLLCTVFGADPALPTINLSLNSPANAEQLVNSLNVLLILTALALAPSLIFMMTSFLRLVIVFSFLRQAMGTQQVPPSTVLISLAMVLTFFIMEPVGQKSYNDGIKPYIAEQIGYEEMLDKSLKPFKEFMVKNTREKDLALFFRIRNLQNPANIEEIPLSIAMSAFMISELKTSFEIAFLLYLPFLVIDMVVSSVLMAMGMMMLPPVMISLPFKLLIFVLVDGWNLLIGNLVKSFH, encoded by the coding sequence CTGCTTGCTTTAGCGGTTTTACTTTGCACGGTTTTTGGGGCTGATCCTGCGCTACCAACTATAAATTTAAGTCTAAATTCTCCAGCAAATGCCGAGCAACTAGTAAATTCTCTAAACGTTTTACTAATCCTCACCGCACTTGCACTTGCTCCTTCGCTCATTTTTATGATGACAAGTTTTTTAAGGCTTGTTATCGTATTTTCATTTTTACGCCAAGCCATGGGCACACAGCAAGTTCCTCCTTCAACAGTGCTTATCTCGCTTGCGATGGTTCTTACCTTTTTTATCATGGAGCCAGTTGGACAAAAGAGCTATAATGATGGCATAAAGCCTTATATAGCTGAGCAGATAGGCTATGAAGAGATGCTTGATAAGAGCTTAAAGCCATTTAAAGAATTTATGGTAAAAAACACAAGAGAAAAAGACCTTGCGCTTTTCTTTAGGATTAGAAATTTACAAAATCCAGCAAATATTGAAGAGATACCGCTAAGTATCGCAATGTCGGCTTTCATGATAAGTGAGCTAAAGACATCTTTTGAGATAGCGTTTTTGCTCTATTTGCCATTTCTTGTCATCGACATGGTCGTAAGCTCAGTACTGATGGCTATGGGTATGATGATGCTTCCTCCTGTCATGATCTCACTACCATTTAAACTGCTCATATTTGTGCTTGTTGATGGCTGGAATTTACTAATAGGAAATCTTGTAAAAAGCTTTCACTAA
- the coaBC gene encoding bifunctional phosphopantothenoylcysteine decarboxylase/phosphopantothenate--cysteine ligase CoaBC: MLKNKKILLAVCGSIAFYKAFEILSLLKKKGADVYVALSDGALEFCSVSGFEALSEHKILSSQTQNWQDGVNHIAYSKMDLVLIAPASVNTINKLIAGICDNVFMQTLIAASHVPLVVALAANNSMIEHFATQNSLEILKKNGALIVEPVLKTLACGDVGKGGLANPEVIVEAAIKRLSKPIFAGKKVVITGGATTEKIDDVRAITNFSSGKMARALARAFYYAGAEVKLLASFETANEPFLSLKFSSSSELLGLCKSECESTNLIVMCAAVSDFVPTKIDGKIKKEDVGEILSLSLKRNVDILQSLKKFKCKKIGFKLEISSESAHENARAMLEQKGLDAVCLNILGEKNGFASEQNEVNFITKNSETLLPLAAKDEIARHIVELAANL; encoded by the coding sequence ATGTTAAAAAATAAGAAAATTTTACTTGCCGTTTGCGGTAGTATCGCCTTTTATAAGGCATTCGAAATTTTATCGCTGCTTAAAAAGAAAGGTGCTGATGTTTATGTGGCTTTAAGTGACGGAGCGCTTGAATTTTGCAGTGTAAGCGGCTTTGAGGCGCTAAGTGAGCATAAAATTTTAAGCTCGCAAACGCAAAACTGGCAAGATGGCGTAAATCACATAGCCTACTCTAAAATGGATCTAGTTCTAATCGCTCCAGCCTCTGTAAATACGATAAATAAGCTAATAGCTGGCATCTGTGACAATGTCTTTATGCAAACGCTAATCGCCGCCTCGCACGTACCTTTGGTTGTCGCACTAGCTGCAAATAACAGTATGATAGAGCACTTCGCGACGCAAAATTCGCTTGAAATTTTAAAGAAAAACGGCGCTTTAATAGTTGAGCCGGTTTTAAAAACTCTAGCTTGTGGCGACGTTGGTAAAGGCGGTCTTGCAAACCCTGAAGTGATAGTAGAAGCGGCCATTAAAAGGCTTAGCAAGCCCATTTTCGCAGGCAAAAAAGTGGTGATCACGGGTGGCGCAACAACCGAAAAGATAGATGATGTTAGAGCCATTACAAATTTCTCAAGCGGTAAGATGGCAAGAGCCTTGGCAAGAGCCTTTTACTATGCAGGTGCGGAGGTAAAACTGCTTGCTAGCTTTGAAACCGCAAATGAGCCATTTCTTAGCCTTAAATTTAGCTCAAGTAGTGAGCTTTTAGGGCTTTGCAAGAGCGAGTGTGAGAGCACGAATTTAATTGTAATGTGTGCTGCAGTTAGTGATTTTGTACCGACAAAGATAGATGGCAAGATAAAAAAAGAGGACGTTGGCGAAATTTTAAGCTTAAGTCTAAAGAGAAATGTCGATATTTTGCAAAGCTTAAAAAAGTTTAAATGCAAAAAGATCGGCTTTAAGCTTGAAATCTCAAGCGAGAGCGCACACGAAAATGCTAGAGCAATGCTAGAGCAAAAGGGGCTTGACGCAGTTTGCCTAAATATCTTGGGTGAGAAAAATGGCTTTGCAAGTGAGCAAAATGAGGTAAATTTCATCACGAAAAATAGTGAAACTTTGCTGCCGCTTGCCGCAAAAGACGAGATCGCAAGACATATCGTGGAGCTAGCGGCAAATTTATGA
- a CDS encoding efflux RND transporter periplasmic adaptor subunit, with product MKKLIILMIFGIFSFASEEIFADFEVYAKQSSKLAFESSGKVDKIFVDVSSHVKKGDVLASLDQTSLDIALKKAKNDLALAKNAKEFAKNTFNKFSQVKDVTSKQEFDEVKYKFDEAALRVQAAEIAILNADDHLKKALLKAPFDGVIASKNVELGESASPLQPAFVLNSEEAKILIAIDEKYANLVKVGDMFKFKLDATNEEKEVKIALIYPEIKRETRKFYAQAYDMGMKPGMFGQGKVIIGENK from the coding sequence TTGAAAAAACTGATAATTTTGATGATATTTGGCATTTTTTCATTTGCTAGTGAAGAGATTTTTGCTGATTTTGAAGTCTATGCTAAGCAAAGCTCAAAGCTTGCATTTGAGAGCAGCGGCAAGGTGGATAAAATTTTTGTAGATGTCTCAAGTCACGTTAAAAAAGGTGACGTGCTAGCTAGCCTTGATCAAACAAGCCTAGATATCGCTCTAAAAAAGGCAAAAAACGACCTAGCGCTTGCCAAAAATGCCAAAGAATTTGCTAAAAATACCTTTAATAAATTTAGCCAAGTAAAGGACGTCACTTCAAAGCAAGAATTTGATGAAGTAAAGTATAAATTTGATGAGGCAGCTCTAAGAGTTCAAGCGGCTGAGATCGCCATTTTAAATGCAGATGATCATCTTAAAAAGGCTCTTTTAAAAGCTCCTTTTGATGGCGTGATAGCTAGTAAAAATGTCGAGCTTGGCGAGAGTGCTTCGCCGCTTCAGCCAGCCTTTGTCTTAAACTCCGAGGAGGCTAAAATTTTAATAGCGATTGACGAAAAATACGCAAATTTAGTAAAAGTTGGCGATATGTTTAAATTTAAGCTTGACGCGACAAACGAGGAAAAAGAGGTTAAAATCGCGCTAATTTACCCAGAGATAAAAAGAGAGACCAGGAAATTTTACGCCCAAGCTTACGATATGGGGATGAAGCCAGGCATGTTTGGTCAAGGAAAAGTGATAATCGGCGAAAATAAATGA
- a CDS encoding motility protein A has product MDLGTVVGWVLTLVLLFGSMAIGVGIGPYIDIPSVMIVFGGTIGVMMVGFKMETLKGIGKFYGIAVKPSVVVNLPETIKKIVDYSTKARRDGILSLESEVNNETNQFLKRGLSMAVDGNEPDAIRALLEIDIDQTSTRHSNNIKIFEQVGGFAGAMGMIGTLIGLVAMLLNMSDPSAIGPSMAVALLTTLYGAMIGNIIGAPVANILSIRDADEALEKQVVLEGIMSIQAGDNPRTLEAKLLAFLPPKDRKSQFE; this is encoded by the coding sequence ATGGATTTAGGAACCGTCGTCGGCTGGGTTTTGACCCTAGTGCTTTTGTTTGGATCAATGGCGATAGGCGTTGGTATAGGACCATACATCGATATTCCTTCTGTGATGATCGTTTTTGGTGGTACTATCGGCGTTATGATGGTTGGCTTCAAGATGGAGACGCTTAAAGGAATTGGTAAATTTTATGGCATTGCTGTTAAGCCATCAGTCGTAGTAAATTTACCTGAGACTATAAAAAAAATAGTCGATTATTCAACTAAAGCTAGACGTGATGGTATCTTATCGCTCGAAAGCGAAGTAAATAATGAGACAAATCAGTTTTTAAAAAGAGGCCTCTCAATGGCGGTCGATGGCAATGAGCCAGATGCGATAAGAGCGCTTTTAGAGATTGATATCGATCAAACTAGCACAAGACATTCAAATAATATTAAAATTTTTGAGCAAGTCGGCGGTTTTGCGGGTGCTATGGGTATGATAGGAACGCTCATTGGTCTTGTTGCGATGCTTCTTAACATGTCAGATCCTAGTGCGATCGGCCCATCAATGGCGGTTGCCTTGCTTACGACACTTTATGGTGCGATGATAGGTAACATTATAGGTGCACCTGTGGCAAATATCCTCTCTATTCGCGATGCTGATGAAGCACTTGAAAAACAAGTCGTACTTGAGGGAATCATGTCGATACAAGCAGGTGATAATCCAAGAACGCTTGAAGCTAAACTCTTAGCCTTTTTACCACCAAAAGATAGAAAAAGTCAGTTTGAATAA
- a CDS encoding prepilin peptidase translates to MDNLVIFFAVFTFILGICIGSFLNVLIYRLPRNESINFPASHCPNCDHKLNFYHNVPLFSWLFLGGKCAFCKKKISLIYPVIELVSGILFLICFFKECGKILSVETLLYALFLGLCFIMLLALSVIDIRYKAVPDPLLFAALFFAFIYALMLFIVKGNFAQILNLFLFALIFWVLRFVVSFAIKKEAMGSADIFIAAIIGAILPVKLALVAIYLAALFTLPVYALVRKKSYELAFVPFLSLGLLITYAFKEQILEILRFIYE, encoded by the coding sequence ATGGATAATTTAGTCATTTTTTTTGCCGTTTTTACATTTATTCTTGGCATTTGCATCGGTTCGTTTTTAAATGTTTTGATCTACCGCTTACCAAGAAATGAAAGTATAAATTTTCCAGCTTCTCATTGCCCAAACTGCGACCATAAGCTAAATTTTTATCACAATGTTCCGCTTTTTTCATGGCTATTTTTAGGCGGCAAATGTGCCTTTTGTAAGAAAAAAATAAGCCTCATCTACCCAGTGATCGAGCTAGTTTCTGGGATACTTTTTCTGATCTGCTTTTTTAAAGAGTGCGGCAAAATTTTAAGTGTAGAAACGCTGCTTTATGCGCTATTTTTAGGTCTTTGCTTTATAATGCTACTAGCTCTTAGCGTCATAGATATAAGATATAAAGCTGTGCCAGATCCGCTTCTTTTTGCGGCGCTATTTTTCGCATTTATCTACGCTCTGATGCTTTTTATAGTTAAAGGAAATTTTGCCCAGATTTTAAATTTATTCCTTTTTGCACTTATCTTTTGGGTGCTTAGATTTGTCGTAAGTTTTGCCATAAAAAAAGAAGCGATGGGTAGTGCAGATATCTTTATAGCGGCGATCATCGGAGCTATCTTGCCAGTCAAACTGGCTCTAGTGGCGATCTATCTTGCAGCACTTTTTACACTTCCAGTGTATGCGCTCGTTCGCAAAAAGAGCTACGAGCTAGCCTTTGTGCCATTTTTAAGTCTTGGCTTACTTATTACATACGCTTTTAAAGAGCAAATTTTAGAAATTTTAAGGTTTATTTATGAGTAG
- a CDS encoding TolC family protein, which translates to MKKFLFIFLPVFLLGSNLSVIANKATQNEISKIKELELKRANLNDEATLSSYMPSLSLEGSYGKNASTFPSIVAKESAGVLARIDFLLYDGGAREARLKMSQLLKNKAMIASDEAKNYLAFKAVNLYFNALALENIITAKQAQANFLKGVLDKLEKANIAGLAAKDELENVRAKYYLANSTQLEYKNKMEQILNEINLLTGEKILPLGGAKMADISSNLASKNAELDRLSQDIFLGEAKLSETRAGFLPQISLYDTYGFYKNNYDIDLGRLSSYRSYVDKYLKEDTHGNKFGIAFKWKIFDFFATSKMSQAQKIALDEARLNLEYKRRENETKLKNLQSEIVVLTSKITSLNEYVKASDLALKASYEKYNSGLLGYSDLLEVLSQKFDAISLFESAKDELEIKKAEFFFENGEPILERIRD; encoded by the coding sequence ATGAAAAAATTTTTATTCATTTTTTTGCCGGTATTTTTGCTTGGTTCAAATTTAAGCGTGATCGCAAACAAAGCAACGCAAAATGAAATTTCAAAGATCAAAGAGCTTGAGCTAAAAAGAGCAAATTTAAACGATGAAGCCACATTAAGCTCATATATGCCAAGCCTTAGCCTAGAGGGCTCATACGGCAAAAATGCAAGCACTTTTCCAAGCATAGTCGCTAAAGAGTCAGCTGGCGTGCTGGCTAGAATTGATTTTTTACTATATGATGGCGGAGCGAGAGAGGCTAGGCTAAAGATGAGCCAGCTTTTAAAAAACAAAGCCATGATCGCTAGTGATGAAGCCAAAAACTACCTTGCATTTAAGGCTGTAAATTTATATTTTAATGCTCTAGCACTTGAAAATATAATCACAGCCAAACAGGCTCAAGCAAATTTTTTAAAAGGCGTTCTAGACAAGCTTGAAAAGGCAAACATTGCAGGTCTTGCCGCAAAAGATGAGCTTGAGAATGTAAGGGCTAAATATTACTTAGCTAATAGCACGCAGCTTGAATACAAAAACAAAATGGAGCAAATTTTAAATGAGATAAATTTACTAACTGGTGAGAAAATTTTGCCATTAGGCGGAGCAAAGATGGCTGATATTAGCTCAAATTTAGCTTCAAAGAATGCTGAGCTTGATAGACTAAGCCAAGATATATTTTTAGGTGAAGCTAAGCTTAGCGAGACAAGAGCTGGCTTTTTGCCCCAAATTTCGCTTTATGACACATATGGATTTTATAAAAATAATTACGATATCGATCTAGGCAGGCTTAGTTCTTACCGCTCATACGTGGATAAATACCTAAAAGAAGATACTCATGGCAATAAATTTGGTATCGCTTTTAAATGGAAAATTTTTGATTTTTTCGCCACTAGTAAGATGAGTCAGGCTCAAAAGATCGCACTTGATGAGGCAAGGCTAAATTTGGAGTATAAAAGGCGTGAAAACGAGACAAAGCTTAAAAATTTGCAAAGTGAAATCGTGGTGCTCACTTCAAAAATCACTTCACTAAACGAATATGTAAAAGCAAGCGATTTGGCATTAAAAGCTAGCTATGAGAAGTATAACTCTGGGCTTTTGGGATATAGCGACCTGCTTGAGGTGCTCTCTCAAAAATTTGACGCCATTAGCCTTTTTGAGAGTGCAAAAGATGAGCTTGAGATTAAAAAAGCGGAGTTCTTTTTTGAAAATGGTGAGCCGATTTTAGAGAGGATTAGAGATTGA
- a CDS encoding flagellar motor protein MotB has product MGKLIKPEECPKCMPEWLAAFGDLMSLLLCFFVLLLSMATMDAKKMEAAVGSLAGALSVLEGGARPENQIEKETDPENTRAKKISKQKGSQSELNMNVKKINELLAASGAPEITMEESEDGFIVRLPAAMLFEKDSAEISGEDAKLFLKRIGMIVAKMPNDVKADIIGHTDNIEPSKDSAYKNNWQLSTARALSVVEELINDGVPQNRIIASGKASFDPIASNSTEDGRAKNNRVEIHFISLEPKNKEATKKSILDMRN; this is encoded by the coding sequence ATGGGTAAGTTAATAAAACCAGAAGAGTGTCCAAAATGTATGCCTGAGTGGCTAGCTGCTTTTGGCGACCTCATGTCACTTTTGCTTTGTTTTTTCGTTTTATTACTTTCTATGGCGACAATGGATGCTAAAAAGATGGAGGCCGCTGTTGGCTCACTAGCTGGTGCTTTGAGTGTGCTTGAAGGTGGTGCTAGACCTGAAAATCAGATAGAAAAAGAGACGGATCCAGAAAATACTCGTGCAAAAAAGATAAGCAAGCAAAAGGGCTCACAAAGTGAGCTAAATATGAATGTTAAAAAGATAAATGAGTTACTAGCTGCTAGCGGGGCACCTGAGATCACTATGGAGGAGAGTGAAGATGGCTTTATCGTAAGGCTTCCAGCAGCTATGCTTTTTGAGAAAGATAGTGCTGAAATTTCTGGTGAAGATGCGAAGCTGTTTTTAAAACGAATAGGCATGATTGTGGCAAAAATGCCTAATGATGTAAAAGCCGATATTATCGGCCATACAGATAATATAGAACCAAGTAAAGACTCAGCTTATAAAAATAACTGGCAGCTCTCAACTGCAAGGGCTTTAAGCGTGGTTGAAGAGCTAATTAACGATGGCGTACCACAAAATAGAATAATAGCTTCTGGCAAAGCTTCGTTTGATCCGATCGCTAGTAACAGCACAGAAGATGGCAGAGCTAAGAATAATAGAGTAGAAATTCACTTCATATCGCTTGAGCCAAAAAATAAAGAGGCTACTAAGAAAAGTATCCTTGATATGAGGAATTAG
- the glmU gene encoding bifunctional UDP-N-acetylglucosamine diphosphorylase/glucosamine-1-phosphate N-acetyltransferase GlmU translates to MNNTSIIILAAGLGTRMKSKRPKVLFELCGEPMIIHILKQAYAITNDVSVVLHYEKELISQKIKEIFPQTKIFEQDHTNYPGTAGAIKSVNLSGEKVIVTCGDMPLVKSTDLMRLANAEADVVMSSFEAANPFGYGRVIIKNGKVEGIVEQKDASEAQLAIKSVNAGCYCFKRGALEQILPLISNQNAQKEYYLTDAIKIANEKGLKCVAVNVNEQNFMGINDKFQLSIAEKIMQDEIKQNLMKAGVLMRMPESIFIDSRAKFEGECVLEENVSILGECVITESIIKSSSVIESSIIKNSDIGPLAHIRPNSEISDTHIGNFVEVKKGVLSGVKAGHLSYLGDCEIESGTNIGCGTITCNYDGKAKYKTKIGKNVFVGSDTQLVAPVNIADNVIIAAGSTITKDVESGALAISRARQENKSGFFEKFFGKDDVKK, encoded by the coding sequence ATGAACAATACTTCAATCATAATTTTAGCTGCTGGTCTTGGTACCAGGATGAAATCAAAACGTCCAAAAGTCCTATTTGAACTTTGCGGTGAGCCGATGATCATTCACATCTTAAAGCAAGCTTATGCTATCACAAATGACGTTAGCGTCGTGCTTCATTACGAAAAAGAGTTAATTAGTCAAAAAATAAAAGAAATTTTCCCTCAAACTAAAATTTTTGAGCAAGACCACACAAATTACCCAGGCACTGCTGGCGCGATAAAGAGCGTAAATTTAAGCGGCGAAAAGGTGATAGTAACTTGTGGTGACATGCCTCTTGTAAAATCAACCGACCTAATGCGTCTAGCAAATGCTGAAGCTGACGTGGTTATGAGCTCATTTGAAGCAGCAAATCCTTTTGGCTACGGCAGAGTCATCATAAAAAATGGCAAAGTTGAAGGCATCGTCGAGCAAAAAGATGCGAGCGAAGCGCAGCTTGCCATAAAAAGCGTAAATGCTGGCTGCTACTGCTTTAAACGCGGGGCTCTAGAGCAAATTTTACCACTCATAAGCAACCAAAACGCACAAAAAGAGTACTACCTAACTGACGCCATAAAAATAGCAAATGAAAAGGGCTTAAAGTGCGTTGCAGTAAATGTTAATGAGCAAAATTTCATGGGAATAAATGATAAATTTCAGCTTAGCATTGCAGAAAAGATCATGCAAGATGAGATCAAGCAAAATTTGATGAAAGCTGGCGTTTTGATGCGCATGCCTGAGAGCATTTTCATAGACAGCAGGGCTAAATTTGAAGGCGAGTGCGTGCTCGAAGAAAACGTAAGTATCCTTGGCGAATGCGTCATCACAGAGAGCATCATCAAAAGCTCATCAGTGATCGAAAGTAGCATTATCAAAAACTCAGATATAGGGCCACTAGCTCACATCAGACCAAATTCTGAAATTTCTGACACACACATAGGGAATTTCGTCGAGGTAAAAAAGGGCGTTCTTAGCGGCGTAAAAGCTGGACATTTGAGCTATCTTGGCGACTGCGAGATAGAAAGCGGCACAAACATCGGGTGTGGCACAATCACATGCAATTACGACGGCAAAGCAAAATACAAAACCAAAATCGGCAAAAACGTCTTTGTTGGCTCAGATACGCAGCTAGTTGCCCCTGTAAATATCGCTGATAACGTCATCATCGCAGCAGGAAGCACCATCACAAAAGATGTTGAGAGTGGAGCGCTAGCGATTAGCAGAGCTCGTCAAGAGAACAAAAGCGGCTTTTTTGAGAAATTCTTTGGCAAAGACGATGTTAAAAAATAA